Proteins from a genomic interval of Planctomycetota bacterium:
- a CDS encoding 2'-5' RNA ligase family protein: MIPLQDEAKVNLTAAVLVPPEEVWEPIQAARRVHDPQFLRWMPHITMAFPFVPEARLPEAAELLRPAVGGMAPFEITLDGFGKFTHNERSVTLWVRPEPFALLAELQSRLQQAMPWCDDVARFFGGFTPHLSLGRFRSVEDAMRVADRLNWQALKFRATEVALIARSGAPADPFRTVLTVPLGSGG; this comes from the coding sequence GTGATTCCCCTGCAAGACGAAGCCAAGGTGAACTTGACCGCTGCCGTGCTGGTGCCGCCCGAGGAGGTGTGGGAGCCGATTCAGGCGGCTCGGCGCGTGCACGACCCGCAGTTCCTGCGGTGGATGCCGCACATCACCATGGCCTTCCCGTTCGTGCCCGAGGCGCGTCTGCCCGAGGCGGCCGAGTTGCTGCGGCCCGCCGTGGGCGGAATGGCTCCGTTCGAAATCACCCTCGACGGGTTTGGCAAGTTCACCCACAACGAGCGGTCGGTGACGCTGTGGGTGCGTCCCGAGCCGTTCGCCCTCCTGGCGGAGCTCCAGAGCCGTCTCCAGCAGGCGATGCCGTGGTGCGACGACGTGGCGCGATTCTTCGGCGGCTTCACGCCCCACCTGTCGCTAGGCCGGTTCCGGTCCGTGGAGGATGCGATGCGGGTGGCAGACCGGCTGAACTGGCAAGCACTGAAGTTCCGGGCGACAGAGGTGGCCTTGATCGCGCGATCCGGCGCACCAGCCGACCCGTTCCGCACCGTGCTCACTGTGCCGTTGGGGTCCGGCGGCTAG
- a CDS encoding glycoside hydrolase family 32 protein — MVRRLLVLALVAATALGAEDILIADFEATDYGAWKVEGEAFGPGPARGTLPNQMHVDGFLGKGLVNSYFKGDGTTGTLTSPPFKIERKFINFLLGGGGYKDETYIALLVDGKAVRTATGPNVQPGGSERLAWHSWDVADLSGKEAMIQIVDKRTGGWGHINVDHIIQSDRKREEKPAMRELVIERRYLHLPVKNGASKQRMKVSIGPPGGDAPPTIVDEFDIELADGRPDFWVFLDLALYKGQKARIDTARLPEESEALAAITQSDEVPDAAGLYRERHRPQFHFSSRRGWNNDPNGLVFHKGEYHLYYQHNPYGWNWGNMHWGHAVSRDLVHWTELPIALYPQRYGDWVFSGSAVVDRENTGGWKTGAEDVLVAAYTSTGRGECIAFSNDRGRTFTDYERNPVVKHAGRDPKLVWYAPGKHWVMAVYDEHAGKQWIAFHSSPNLKDWTLQSRIEGYFECPEIFELPVDGDKARTRWVVYAADGAYAVGSFDGKSFTPDHPGKHRFNWGNCFYASQTFSNIPPEDGRRIQIAWGRIGHKDMPFNQMMNFPVQLTLRTTDEGVRMFAEPVKEIELLHAKKHSWAGLALKEGENPLKGIEGDLFHIIAEIEPGDAAQVGVAIRGTPVVYDARGQQLNTKGCNAPLKPEGDRIRLEILVDRTSIEVFANRGRVYMPVGVIPPDEARSLEVFARGGTARLASLEVHELRSAWER; from the coding sequence ATGGTGCGGAGGCTTCTGGTTCTCGCCCTCGTGGCCGCCACGGCCCTGGGGGCGGAGGACATCCTCATCGCCGACTTCGAGGCCACGGACTACGGCGCCTGGAAGGTCGAGGGCGAGGCATTCGGACCCGGCCCTGCCCGCGGCACCCTCCCTAACCAGATGCACGTAGATGGCTTCCTGGGCAAGGGGCTGGTGAACAGCTACTTCAAGGGCGACGGCACCACGGGCACGCTCACCTCCCCCCCGTTCAAGATCGAGCGCAAGTTCATCAACTTCCTCCTCGGCGGCGGAGGCTACAAAGACGAGACCTACATCGCCCTGCTTGTGGACGGCAAGGCCGTGCGCACCGCCACGGGGCCGAACGTGCAGCCCGGCGGTTCAGAACGCCTCGCGTGGCACTCGTGGGACGTTGCCGACCTCTCCGGCAAGGAGGCCATGATCCAGATCGTGGACAAGCGCACCGGCGGCTGGGGCCACATCAACGTCGATCACATCATCCAAAGCGACCGCAAGCGCGAGGAGAAGCCGGCCATGCGGGAACTCGTCATCGAGAGGCGCTATCTCCACCTGCCCGTGAAGAACGGCGCCTCAAAGCAGCGGATGAAGGTGTCGATCGGCCCGCCGGGCGGAGACGCCCCGCCCACGATCGTGGACGAATTCGACATCGAGTTGGCCGATGGCCGGCCCGATTTCTGGGTGTTCCTCGACCTGGCCCTCTACAAAGGCCAGAAGGCCAGAATAGACACCGCCCGCCTGCCCGAGGAATCCGAGGCCCTCGCCGCCATCACCCAGTCGGATGAGGTGCCCGATGCCGCGGGCCTCTACAGGGAGAGGCACCGCCCACAGTTCCACTTCTCTTCGCGCCGCGGCTGGAACAACGACCCCAACGGCCTCGTCTTCCACAAAGGCGAGTATCACCTCTACTACCAGCACAACCCCTACGGCTGGAACTGGGGCAACATGCACTGGGGCCACGCCGTGAGCCGGGACCTCGTGCACTGGACCGAGCTGCCCATCGCCCTCTACCCGCAGCGCTACGGCGACTGGGTGTTCAGCGGCAGCGCCGTGGTAGACAGGGAGAACACGGGCGGCTGGAAGACGGGCGCCGAAGATGTGCTCGTGGCCGCCTACACCAGCACAGGGCGCGGCGAGTGCATCGCCTTCTCCAACGACCGGGGCCGCACCTTCACCGACTACGAGAGGAACCCCGTCGTCAAGCACGCAGGACGCGACCCCAAACTTGTCTGGTATGCGCCAGGCAAGCACTGGGTCATGGCTGTCTATGACGAGCATGCCGGCAAGCAGTGGATCGCCTTCCACTCCTCGCCGAATCTGAAGGACTGGACCCTTCAGAGCCGCATCGAGGGCTACTTTGAGTGTCCCGAGATCTTCGAGTTGCCCGTGGACGGCGACAAGGCGAGGACCCGCTGGGTCGTCTACGCTGCCGACGGGGCCTACGCCGTCGGTTCGTTCGACGGCAAGAGTTTCACGCCCGACCACCCTGGCAAACACCGCTTCAACTGGGGCAACTGCTTCTACGCCTCGCAGACGTTCAGCAACATCCCCCCCGAGGATGGCCGCCGCATTCAGATCGCCTGGGGCCGCATCGGTCACAAGGACATGCCGTTCAACCAGATGATGAACTTCCCCGTGCAGTTAACACTGCGGACGACCGACGAAGGTGTCCGCATGTTCGCCGAGCCAGTGAAGGAGATCGAACTCCTTCACGCAAAGAAGCACTCGTGGGCTGGCCTCGCGCTGAAGGAAGGCGAGAACCCGCTGAAGGGGATCGAGGGCGACCTGTTCCACATCATCGCGGAGATCGAGCCGGGCGATGCGGCCCAGGTGGGCGTCGCCATCCGCGGCACGCCCGTGGTTTACGACGCGAGGGGCCAGCAGCTCAACACCAAGGGCTGCAATGCCCCGCTGAAGCCCGAGGGTGACAGGATTCGTCTGGAGATCCTGGTGGACCGCACGTCGATCGAGGTCTTCGCCAACCGCGGCCGCGTCTACATGCCCGTGGGCGTCATCCCGCCCGATGAGGCACGCTCGCTGGAGGTGTTCGCGAGGGGCGGGACCGCGAGGCTTGCGTCGCTCGAAGTCCACGAGTTGCGCTCGGCCTGGGAGCGCTAG